A window of Mesomycoplasma lagogenitalium contains these coding sequences:
- a CDS encoding MAG1140 family protein yields MKNYKNPTYLIIISFLFLIFFITTLFLFYKVKMQESIWININIDEKKELSFEINSSIYYNIKNSSFIMIDKKFFDGKNDVILKIREIKNIKEDIFNVKLVSGARLNVVPNSTIPAQLIFTTSKNIFNFII; encoded by the coding sequence TTGAAAAATTATAAAAATCCAACTTATTTAATTATAATTTCCTTTTTATTTTTAATTTTTTTCATAACTACATTGTTTTTATTTTATAAAGTTAAAATGCAAGAAAGTATTTGAATTAATATCAATATTGATGAAAAAAAGGAATTAAGTTTTGAAATAAATTCAAGTATTTATTACAATATTAAAAATAGTTCTTTTATTATGATTGATAAAAAATTTTTTGATGGAAAAAACGATGTAATTTTAAAAATTAGAGAAATAAAAAACATTAAAGAAGACATCTTTAATGTAAAACTAGTAAGTGGAGCGAGGTTAAACGTTGTGCCAAATTCCACAATTCCTGCTCAATTAATATTTACTACAAGTAAAAA
- a CDS encoding Mbov_0121 family peptidase domain-containing ABC transporter — protein sequence MKIRKQEDIKDCGLVVFQSIYHYFNNQWISLSELKKDVFFNSDGIVIKNLQNLGKKWGIALEAYNGDFQSLIDYDIKEPIIIIINENDMNHYVILERKDKKYFYLLDPLVGKRKVKYEEFNKIFQNIIITTQKLFDVKIEKKYKNLPLISFIKEPENYFVIFLIVITSILNFSSAFFLKSVIEKSLAFKNIDILIKITLLFLWIFIFKFIQNLIKNLYTKKLQNNIEYKILNNFLYCLKVGNNSQLIKLETSDYIKRFQAISSFSSFVANFIFSLFGELTTLVFSIVILLYLNFKLFLISLIIAVIFLLISFIYKKCINKKYNSIIKRNSELNSSYFDFINNLFNLKNEDFYKLLNHKFMEKFFSLKQEDDKLWKISFAFKSFQKFLTEFMPILIIFISSLLVIQNNFQLADMILYITFFNSFISPLNNISDLINYYPIFSNEYDLLKFILFIPKEKNGIKIIDKINSFEIENLDYKPNNIISILKIKKMQINENLHIIGKNGTGKSTLLKILNLENEIDQNFKINNLEIKYINKEEYRKRVIYISSNLNSISSDLLTYITDGNYEKMQTFFSNIQYYNLNPFLKNVNLELTKEIKQGWINFSSGQRQIILLLKLFTKKYDLILLDEAFENISLENFQYLKTLINDYQNDAIFLEVSHSKKYIKESKEVDIEKL from the coding sequence TGAGGCATAGCATTGGAGGCTTATAATGGTGATTTTCAATCACTTATTGATTATGATATTAAAGAGCCAATAATTATAATAATAAATGAAAATGATATGAATCATTATGTTATACTAGAAAGAAAGGATAAAAAATATTTTTATTTACTTGATCCATTAGTTGGAAAAAGAAAAGTTAAATATGAAGAATTTAATAAAATATTTCAAAACATAATTATCACAACTCAAAAATTGTTTGATGTTAAGATTGAAAAGAAATATAAAAATTTACCATTAATTTCATTTATAAAAGAACCAGAAAATTATTTTGTAATTTTTTTAATTGTAATAACATCAATCCTAAATTTTTCCAGTGCTTTTTTCTTAAAAAGTGTCATTGAAAAATCTCTTGCTTTTAAAAATATCGACATACTAATAAAAATTACACTTTTGTTTTTATGAATTTTTATTTTCAAATTTATTCAGAATTTGATAAAAAATTTATATACAAAAAAACTGCAAAATAATATTGAATATAAAATATTAAATAATTTTCTTTATTGTTTAAAAGTAGGTAATAATAGTCAATTAATTAAGCTAGAAACTAGTGATTATATAAAAAGATTTCAAGCAATTTCTAGTTTTAGTTCATTTGTTGCTAATTTCATTTTTTCACTATTTGGTGAATTAACTACCTTAGTTTTTTCAATTGTTATTTTGCTTTATCTTAATTTTAAGTTGTTTTTAATTTCCTTAATTATTGCAGTAATATTTTTATTAATTTCATTTATTTACAAAAAATGTATTAATAAAAAATATAATAGCATTATAAAAAGAAACTCAGAATTAAATTCTAGTTACTTTGATTTTATTAATAATTTATTCAACTTAAAAAATGAAGATTTTTACAAACTTTTAAATCATAAGTTTATGGAAAAATTTTTTTCATTAAAACAAGAAGATGATAAATTATGAAAAATTTCTTTTGCATTTAAATCATTTCAAAAATTTTTAACTGAATTTATGCCTATTTTAATTATTTTTATTTCTAGTTTGTTAGTAATACAAAATAATTTTCAACTAGCTGATATGATTTTGTATATTACATTTTTTAATAGTTTTATTAGTCCATTAAATAATATTAGTGATTTAATTAATTATTATCCTATTTTTTCAAATGAATACGATCTTTTAAAATTTATTTTATTTATTCCAAAAGAAAAAAATGGTATTAAAATTATTGATAAAATTAATAGCTTTGAAATTGAAAATTTAGATTATAAACCAAATAATATTATTTCAATTTTAAAAATTAAAAAAATGCAAATCAATGAAAATTTGCATATTATCGGTAAAAATGGAACGGGTAAAAGTACCTTGTTAAAAATTTTAAATTTAGAAAATGAAATTGATCAAAATTTTAAAATTAATAATTTAGAAATAAAATATATAAATAAGGAAGAATATCGAAAAAGAGTCATATATATTTCTAGTAATTTAAATTCTATTTCTAGTGATTTATTAACTTATATTACTGATGGAAATTACGAAAAAATGCAAACATTTTTTTCAAATATTCAATATTATAATTTAAATCCATTTTTAAAAAATGTTAATTTAGAATTGACAAAAGAAATAAAACAAGGATGGATAAATTTTTCAAGTGGACAAAGGCAAATTATTTTACTACTTAAATTATTTACAAAAAAATATGATTTAATTTTGCTTGATGAGGCATTTGAAAATATTTCTCTAGAAAATTTCCAATATTTAAAAACCTTAATTAATGATTATCAAAATGATGCAATTTTTTTAGAAGTTTCTCATTCTAAAAAGTACATAAAAGAATCTAAAGAGGTTGATATTGAAAAATTATAA